Genomic segment of Iocasia fonsfrigidae:
CTGGGTGGGGGTACTGGTTTATCAAATCTCTTGAGGGGATTAAAAATATATACCAGTAATATTACAGCTATTGTAACTGTAGCAGATGACGGTGGTAGTTCTGGCAAATTAAGGGATGAGCTGGGCATGCTTCCTCCTGGGGATATACGCAACTGTCTGGTTGCCCTGGCTGATGCTGAACCATTAATGCAGAGTTTATTTCAGTACCGTTTCAGTGCTAAAGGACATCTGGCAGGCCATAATTTTGGAAATTTGTTTATTGCTTCATTAACTGAAGTCCTTGGTGATTTTGAGGAGGCGGTTAGAGAATCAAGCAGGGTTCTGGCAGTAAAGGGTAAGGTACTGCCGGCAACTAATGAAGATGTCCATCTAGGTGCAGTTTATACTGATAAGACTATCAAGATGGGTGAATCAGTGATACCAGAGGAAGGAAAAAGGATTGAGAGGGTTTTTCTTAAACCAGCCTCCTGCAGGGCAACGTCTGAGGTCCTGGAGGCTATTGCTGGGGCTGAAATAATAGTAATTGGTCCAGGTAGTCTTTATACCAGTGTGATTCCTAATTTGATGGTAAAAGGGATTGCAGAGGCTATTAGAGAGAGCTCTGCTGCTAAAATCTATATTTGTAATGTAATGACCCAGCCTGGTGAAACTACTGCTTACAGTGTTAGTGATCATATTGAAGCTATTATTCGTAATGCTGGAGAGGGTATTTTTGATTATGTTATTATAAATAAGGAGGAAGGTTCTGAGGATCTGGCCCGTAGATATGAAGAAGAAGGGGCTTTTCCAGTACTGGTTGATCAAAAGAAGCTTAAAAAATATAATCTTGAAATTATTGCCGCCAATCTCTTGAGTGAAGAGGGATATATTAGACATGATCCTGAGGAATTAGCCAGGGTTATCTTTTCTATTGCTAAAGGCAGGTGAAAAAACTTATGTCTTTTTCTGATGAGGTAAAACATGAGATAGCCAGGATTAAAAGCAGGGAACTACCAGAACTGGCAGCGTTAATTAGAATGGATGGTTCTATTCAGATTATAAATAAACAGTTGGCTTTGAAGGTAAAGATATATCATGGTGACCTGGCCCGTAAAGTCTATTCATTGATAAAAAGCAGATATGGACTTAAAATAGGTATAATGGTGAGGAAGGGTAGACACTTCTCCTATAAAAATAATACCTATCTGCTTAGACTCCCTCCTCAGGAGGGGCTTAAACATTTCCTTTATGAGCTGGGATTTATAGATGAAAACAATACTTTGATTTATAAGATTAAAGAGGAGTTTATAAATGACCTTGAGTGTCAGAAGGCATATCTTAGAGGAGCTTTCCTTGGTGGTGGTTCAGTCAATAAGCCTAATAGTGAATACCACCTTGAGTTCAGGTGTGAACATGAAAACTTTGCCGAGGAATTACTTGATCTGCTGGCCCGTCTAGATCTTAAAGGGTATTTAACAGAACACAATGGTAAGTATATTGTTTATTTTAAGAAGTCTGAGGATATTGCCACTATTTTAAATATTATAGGTGCCCATCAGGCCTTACTGAAGATGGAAAACCAGCGGGTTTTTAAAGCTGTTAAGAATAATGTCAATCGAAAAATAAACTTTGAGACCGCTAACCTGGATAAAACAGTAATAGCAGCTATGCTGCAATTAGAAGATATTGAATTAATTGAAAATACAAAGGGTCTATCATCCCTTTCTAAAGGACTGCAGGAAATAGCACTGCTGCGTAAGCAGTATCCATATGCCAGTTTGAAGGAATTGGGGGAACAGCTGGAACCTAGGTTAAGTAAATCAGGTGTTAATCACCGTATGCGGCGTATCAAGAAAGTAGCTAAAGAGATAAGGGGAGATGACTAATGGATCTGGGTTTCAATTTAAATCTGGAACAAAAACAAAAACTGGTGATGACACCTCAACTCCAGATGGCAATTGAAATTTTACAGTTTTCAAGTCAGGAGATGGAAGAGTATATTGAAGAGGAACTGGCTGAAAACCCTCTCCTGGATAGATTAGACAAACAGAATTATAGTAGTGGAATTGATTATTCTGTTAACAGTGATAAAGAGAATAATTATGAAAATTATGTTGCTTATAAACCTAACTTATTAGAGTATTTAGAAAGACAGCTATATCAGGTACTAGAGGAAAATGAACTTGAGCTTGGAAAATTTATTATTGGAAGCCTTGACGAACATGGTTTTTTAACATCTTCCTGTCGAAATATTGCTAAAAGGTTCAAATCCAGTGTAGACAAGGTGGAAAGTATACTTAGACGCATTCAATATTTAGATCCGGTTGGTATTGCAGCTAGTAATGTGAGAGAGGCCCTTTTAATCCAGCTGGATAGTTTAATGCTTGATACTGGTCTGGCTGAAGAAATTGTCAGGGATTATTTTGATTGTTTAGTAGAAAAAGAATATTCTTTTATAAGAAAAAAACTGGCAGCAAATGAGGAAAGGGTTATGGGGGCAATTAATCTTATTAAGACATTAAATCCCCATCCTGCTTCAGCCTATAATGCCTCTGATGAAGTGAAATACATTGTGCCGGATTTGATTGTTAAAGAGAATAAGGGGGAATATCTTGTTATTTCAAATGAAAAAAGTATCCCATCTTTAATGATTAATCCGTATTACCATAAGATGCTAAAAGAGAACAAAGGGACAGATGTTTATGAATATTTGTTGGGGAAATACCGTTCTGCCCTCTGGTTGATGAGGAGCATTGAACAGAGGAGATTTACCATTTATCGGATAGCAGAGGCTATTGTTAAGGAACAGCGAGATTTCCTGAATTTAGGTATTAAGTATTTAAAATCAATGACTATGCAGGAGGTTGCTGATATACTGGGGATGCATGAATCAACAGTCAGTAGGGCTACTACAGAGAAATACCTTCAAACCCCTCAGGGTTTATTTGAGTTAAAATTCTTTTTCAATAGTGGAGTTAATAACCTTTCTTCAGTAAGTATAAAAGCCTTGATAGCTGACTATATTGAAAATGAAAAACCAGAATCTCCTTTAAGTGATAGGGAGCTTACCGAATTATTAAAGGAAAACAGGGCTTTAGACCTATCAAGAAGAACGGTTGCCAAGTACAGGAAAGAAATGGGGATTCCCTCCTCAAATAAAAGGAGAAAACCAAAATGAACAACTATGGAAAGTTATGCTCGATTTTAATGAGATGATTTGTAGTGTTCTTATAATTACTATTATAACAAAGGTCAACCACGATATAAAGGTTGACCTTTGTTAAATAAGTTAGCATCATCTAGTAATTAGTCATTACCAATTGTGGTGAAATGAATACCTGTTTATTTTCAAACTCTAAAAAAGTCAAAAATATGAAAATTTATATTGACAATACCTCTAAAAAATGTTATTATGTGTTTGTGGAACCGCTTACATAGTGATTATCAAATTATTAAAGATTGTTATTAAAGGAGATTATAATGTATAATGTAACTATTTCAGATATAGCAAAGGATTCAGGAGTCTCAACGACAACAGTATCTAGAGTTTTAAATAATTCTGGATCAGTTAGTCCAGAAACAAGAGAAAGAGTATTGGAAGTAATAAAAAGAAGAGGCTATTCTCCCTCTGCAACTGCAAGAAGTCTTTCCAAAAGAGTATCATCAACTATAGGTGTGATTGTTCCAGAAGTTGATAACCCTTTTTTTGGAGAAGTATTAAGGGGTATTACAGAAGTAATTGATAAAAATGACTTAACTCTTATTTGTTGTAATTCAGATGATGATCCTAATAAAGATAAAAAAGCATTAGAAATGTTAAAAGAACATAGAGTTCGCGGGTTGGTTTATACTCCTGCAATTGATTATAGTAATAAGGAAGAGAAAAGAAGTCTTAAAAAGATGTTAAAAGATATTAATTCTCCAATAGTAATATTAGACAGGGAGATTGATTATTTGGATTTAGATGGTGTGTTTTTTGATGATTCTAAAGGCATGTATAATGCAACTAAAGCATTAATTGGAGCTGGACATACGAAGATTGGAATTATAAATGGTACATTAGATAGGGTTCTTGCCCGTAACCGTCAAGAAGGGTACTTAAAAGCTCTGAAAGATAGTGGGATTATACCTATAAAAAGATATATGTTTTATGGCGATTTTAGAATGACAACAGCCTATGAATTGTCTAAAGAACTACTTTCTATGAAAGATAGGCCGACAGCAGTCTTGACTTGTAATAATAGAACTAGTATGGGTTTTCTAAAGGCATTATATGAATTAGGGGAGTCTATACCAGAAAATATTTCCTGTATTGGATTAGATAGAATTGAAGCTCTAGATATTATGGGAATTAATTTTAACTATATTAAAAGAGATGCAAGGGAAATGGGTAGGCAAGCAATAGAACTTTTAATAAACCGGATGGCTTTTCCAGATAAAGAACCTATTAAAAGAATATTAGAAACACCTGTAATAATAAAAAAGATATAGATAGTAGATATAAGTTTCTGTTTTAAGTGTAATAAGATTATTTTTTTCTGAATAATGTTACCGATTACAATTATAATTTTCGATATAATTCCTGTTAAATCAAGGATAATAAGAAAAAAATGATATCGATTACTTTATTAAGGGGGGGAAAATATGGAACAACAATTAAGATTAGTGATGGGATGTGATTTGGCTGCTTATGATTTTAAATGTCAGATATTAAAATCTATGAGATTTAATGGTTATAATATTGAAGATGTAGGGTGTTATTCTTCAAAAGAAGGACTCTATGCACCAATTGCTAAGAAAGTAGCAGATTTGGTTGCTAGTAAAGAATTTGATTATGGCATTTTGATCTGTGGAACAGGTCAAGGTATGGCTATGGCAGCCAATAAGGTGGAGGGAATACGGGCTGCTTTATGTTATGATGTATTTCCAGCTGTATTGAGCAAAGAACATAATAATGCCAATATTTTATGTACAGGAGCATGGATGATGGATCTTCCAAAATTTCTACATATGGTAGAAGCATGGCTATTTGCCCAATATGCAGGTAATCATGATGAGGGGCTTGCGTTATTATCAGAATACGAGAAGGAAAGGCTTGATAACTAAATGATGAGTAATTTCAGGGAAATTTCAGATAGTACTCTTAATGAAATAGCAGAAGTATTTTCTAGGATGGAAGATAAAAGTGTTAGGGAATTGATAGAATTGATTAAGGAAACCTCTAGAATTTTTCTTCTGGGAGCAGGAAGGGAAGGATTATCAGTCCGAGCATTTACAATGAGGCTTATGCATTTAGGAAAAGAGGCACATTGGATATGGGATGACACAACCCCAGCAATAGGAAAAAGGGATTTATTAATATGTGCTTGTGGTTCAGCTAATGTAGGTCATGAAAATTATATTGCTAAAATGGCTAAGAAGAATGGTGCTAGACTTGCATTAATTACACCATCAAGTGAGGGTTATCTTATTTCCATTGCAGATAATATTATTAATGTACCCGCAGAAGCGTATAAGGCTGTAGGAAATTTTGTTTTTTCAGAACAGCTTATGGGTAATTTGTTTGAACAGACGCTATTTATTTTATTTGATGTATTAGTAATGATGTTAAGAGAAGAGATGGGTATTAGTAAAGAAGATATGGTTAGTCGTCACAGGAATGTAGAATAAAATTGAGGGAGTGAGTGATAATAATTATTTATCCTATATTAAAAGAAATAAATGAAGAACTGCATTCTGTTTTTAAAAAAATTAATGAAGATACTGTTGAGGAAGTATTATCTTATATATTGAAGGCTCCACAAATGTTTGTTGCAGGTGTAGGACGTTCGGGATATATGATGAGGGCATTTGCAATGCGTTTAATGCATGCTAAGCTTAATGTATTTGTAATTGGTGATACGGAAACCCCTGGCGCTAAAAAAGGTGATTTATTAATCTTAGGTAGTGGGTCTGGAGAAACTGAGAGTTTGAAAGCATATGCCAGTAAAGCAAAAAAACTAGGTCTGAATATTATTACTATTACAAGTTTTCCGGACTCTACTTTAGGTAAGATATCGAATGTTAGATTACATATTCCGGCTCCAACACCAAAATCTAAAAAAACAAGTAAACAGGTATCAATTCAACCAATGGCCAATTTATTTGAACAATCATTATTAATATTTTCAGATGCTTTGTCTATGAAAGTTATGGAGGCAAAAAACTTGAATTCCAATGAGATGTTTAGTCGACATGCAAACTTGGAATAGTTGTATAGTTTTAAGCCCTTAAGGGGTCATGGACAGTACAAAAGGCTGTCATGATATTAAATATATTTCTCTAAAGGAGGAAAAGGTATAATGAAAATGAAGAAACTATTTGTGTTAATGATGGTGTTTGCTATGGTTTTGAGTATTGGGGGAGGAGTACTGGCGGCTGATAGGGACTTATTTGATATATCAAATTATAAGTCAGATAAGGACAAATCAGAATGGACAATTGCTGTAGTTACCAAAGATAATACTGCACCCTGGTTTAAGAGAATGGAGATAGGTGTTAATGAATTTGGAGAAAAAATGAATATTAATGTTATTCAAAAAGGTCCTGCTAATGCAGATGCTGCTTCTCAAGTACAGGTCATTGATGATATGATCAATCAGGGGGTGGATGCTCTTTGTGTAGTACCTATTGATCCAGGTGCTATTGAAGCATCACTGAAAAATGCAATGTTTCAAGGGATTGTAGTAGTAACTCATGAAGCTTCTAATCAGGTAAATACATTGTTTGATGTAGAAGCCTTTACAGCGGATGATTTTGGGGCAGCACTTATGGATGCGCTAGCATCAGAAATGGGTGAAAAAGGGAAGTATGCTATGATGGTTGCTTATACCACCAGTACAACTCACATGGAATATGCTAATGCCCAAAAAACTCGTCAACTAGAGGCTTATCCAGAGATGCAATTGGTTAATGATGGAGCGGTTCCAAGTGCTTTATCTGAAGAG
This window contains:
- a CDS encoding gluconeogenesis factor YvcK family protein, whose protein sequence is MKYKWLHPGFGLKRWLILFIIGLLSISIGISVITGFRVFGFIDEIISDLALTGVRTTLASIITGLLFIAAGFLAVVLTIRGIFKIVFKKNYQNVKELYQDRILQQGPEIVALGGGTGLSNLLRGLKIYTSNITAIVTVADDGGSSGKLRDELGMLPPGDIRNCLVALADAEPLMQSLFQYRFSAKGHLAGHNFGNLFIASLTEVLGDFEEAVRESSRVLAVKGKVLPATNEDVHLGAVYTDKTIKMGESVIPEEGKRIERVFLKPASCRATSEVLEAIAGAEIIVIGPGSLYTSVIPNLMVKGIAEAIRESSAAKIYICNVMTQPGETTAYSVSDHIEAIIRNAGEGIFDYVIINKEEGSEDLARRYEEEGAFPVLVDQKKLKKYNLEIIAANLLSEEGYIRHDPEELARVIFSIAKGR
- the whiA gene encoding DNA-binding protein WhiA, whose translation is MSFSDEVKHEIARIKSRELPELAALIRMDGSIQIINKQLALKVKIYHGDLARKVYSLIKSRYGLKIGIMVRKGRHFSYKNNTYLLRLPPQEGLKHFLYELGFIDENNTLIYKIKEEFINDLECQKAYLRGAFLGGGSVNKPNSEYHLEFRCEHENFAEELLDLLARLDLKGYLTEHNGKYIVYFKKSEDIATILNIIGAHQALLKMENQRVFKAVKNNVNRKINFETANLDKTVIAAMLQLEDIELIENTKGLSSLSKGLQEIALLRKQYPYASLKELGEQLEPRLSKSGVNHRMRRIKKVAKEIRGDD
- the rpoN gene encoding RNA polymerase factor sigma-54, producing MDLGFNLNLEQKQKLVMTPQLQMAIEILQFSSQEMEEYIEEELAENPLLDRLDKQNYSSGIDYSVNSDKENNYENYVAYKPNLLEYLERQLYQVLEENELELGKFIIGSLDEHGFLTSSCRNIAKRFKSSVDKVESILRRIQYLDPVGIAASNVREALLIQLDSLMLDTGLAEEIVRDYFDCLVEKEYSFIRKKLAANEERVMGAINLIKTLNPHPASAYNASDEVKYIVPDLIVKENKGEYLVISNEKSIPSLMINPYYHKMLKENKGTDVYEYLLGKYRSALWLMRSIEQRRFTIYRIAEAIVKEQRDFLNLGIKYLKSMTMQEVADILGMHESTVSRATTEKYLQTPQGLFELKFFFNSGVNNLSSVSIKALIADYIENEKPESPLSDRELTELLKENRALDLSRRTVAKYRKEMGIPSSNKRRKPK
- a CDS encoding LacI family DNA-binding transcriptional regulator: MYNVTISDIAKDSGVSTTTVSRVLNNSGSVSPETRERVLEVIKRRGYSPSATARSLSKRVSSTIGVIVPEVDNPFFGEVLRGITEVIDKNDLTLICCNSDDDPNKDKKALEMLKEHRVRGLVYTPAIDYSNKEEKRSLKKMLKDINSPIVILDREIDYLDLDGVFFDDSKGMYNATKALIGAGHTKIGIINGTLDRVLARNRQEGYLKALKDSGIIPIKRYMFYGDFRMTTAYELSKELLSMKDRPTAVLTCNNRTSMGFLKALYELGESIPENISCIGLDRIEALDIMGINFNYIKRDAREMGRQAIELLINRMAFPDKEPIKRILETPVIIKKI
- a CDS encoding RpiB/LacA/LacB family sugar-phosphate isomerase; the encoded protein is MEQQLRLVMGCDLAAYDFKCQILKSMRFNGYNIEDVGCYSSKEGLYAPIAKKVADLVASKEFDYGILICGTGQGMAMAANKVEGIRAALCYDVFPAVLSKEHNNANILCTGAWMMDLPKFLHMVEAWLFAQYAGNHDEGLALLSEYEKERLDN
- the hxlB gene encoding 6-phospho-3-hexuloisomerase is translated as MMSNFREISDSTLNEIAEVFSRMEDKSVRELIELIKETSRIFLLGAGREGLSVRAFTMRLMHLGKEAHWIWDDTTPAIGKRDLLICACGSANVGHENYIAKMAKKNGARLALITPSSEGYLISIADNIINVPAEAYKAVGNFVFSEQLMGNLFEQTLFILFDVLVMMLREEMGISKEDMVSRHRNVE
- the hxlB gene encoding 6-phospho-3-hexuloisomerase — translated: MIIIIYPILKEINEELHSVFKKINEDTVEEVLSYILKAPQMFVAGVGRSGYMMRAFAMRLMHAKLNVFVIGDTETPGAKKGDLLILGSGSGETESLKAYASKAKKLGLNIITITSFPDSTLGKISNVRLHIPAPTPKSKKTSKQVSIQPMANLFEQSLLIFSDALSMKVMEAKNLNSNEMFSRHANLE
- a CDS encoding autoinducer 2 ABC transporter substrate-binding protein translates to MKMKKLFVLMMVFAMVLSIGGGVLAADRDLFDISNYKSDKDKSEWTIAVVTKDNTAPWFKRMEIGVNEFGEKMNINVIQKGPANADAASQVQVIDDMINQGVDALCVVPIDPGAIEASLKNAMFQGIVVVTHEASNQVNTLFDVEAFTADDFGAALMDALASEMGEKGKYAMMVAYTTSTTHMEYANAQKTRQLEAYPEMQLVNDGAVPSALSEESVNTAYERAKEIIKANPDLRGFTGVASTDCPGIAMAVEELGLAGRVKIVGVGTPNEFRPYINAGTISKIKLWDPKDAGYAMCSIAAKILSGEEVGVGSDLGVEGYRNVSLVKGANRCIIGQADIEIAADNIDRYDF